The Shinella zoogloeoides genome contains the following window.
GAACAAGACGGCAACGCCTTGATTTCCTATGCCTGAAACGAAAAGGGCGCGCCGCTTTCACGGCGCGCCCTTTGTCATTCCCGAAGTCTAGCGCGGCAGCGTCGTCGCGCCCATCAGCGCCTCGTCGATGGCGCGTGCAGCCTGACGGCCTTCGCGGATCGCCCAGACGACGAGCGACTGGCCGCGGCGCACGTCGCCGGCCGTCCAGAGCTTGTCCACCGAGGTGCGGTAGTCGCGGTCGTTGGCGACGACGTTGGAGGAGCCGCGCTTGTCGGTGTTGATGGTCAGGCGGTCGCCGAGGTCCTTCAGCACGCTGTCGGTGAAGGGGCCGCGGAAGCCGATGGCGATGAAGGCGAGGTCAGCCTTGATGATGAACTCCGTGCCGGGGATCGGCTTGCGGCGGTCATCCACCTGGCAGCACTTCACGCCCGTCAGCACGCCGTCCTCGTCGCCGACGAATTCGAGCGTGCCGACCTGGAACTCGCGCACCGCGCCTTCGGCCTGCGAGGAGGAGGTGCGCATCTTCGTCGCCCAGAAGGGCCAGACGGCGAGCTTGTCTTCCTTTTCCGGCGGCTGCGGGCGGATGTCGAGCTGGGTGACCTTCACCGCGCCCTGGCGGAACGCCGTGCCGACGCAGTCCGACGCGGTATCGCCGCCGCCGACGACGACGATATGCTTGCCGCCGGCAAGGATCGGCGCGGAGGGCCAGCCGACGCTGTCGATGTTCTCGCGGCCGACGCGGCGGTTCTGCTGCACGAGGTAGGGCATGGCATCATGCACGCCGGCGAAGTCGACGCCCGGAATGCCGGCATCGCGCGGGGTTTCCGAGCCGCCGCAATAGAGCACGGCATCGTGCTCGGCGAGCATCGCATCCATCGTCTTGTCGACGCCGACATTGACGCCGTAGTGGAAAGTGACGCCCTCGCCGCGCATCTGGTCGACGCGGCGGTCGATGAAGTTCTTCTCCATCTTGAAGTCCGGGATACCGTAGCGCAGCAGGCCGCCGGCCTTGGATTCGCGCTCGTAGAGATGGACCTCATGGCCGGCGCGGGCGAGCTGCTGGGCAGCGGCCATGCCGGAAGGACCCGAGCCGATGACGGCGACCTTCTTGCCGGTCTTCACCGTCGCCGGCTGCGGCACGATATAGCCCATCTCATAGGCCTTGTCGGCAATCGCCTGCTCGACGGTCTTGATCGAGACCGGGGTGTCTTCCAGGTTCAGCGTGCAGGCCTCCTCGCACGGGGCGGGGCAGACGCGGCCGGTGAATTCCGGGAAGTTGTTGGTCGAGTGCAGGTTGCGGATCGCCTCTTCCCAGTTGCCGTTATAAACGAGGTCGTTCCAGTCCGGAATCTGGTTGTGCACCGGACACCCGGTCGGACCGTGGCAATAGGGAATGCCGCAGTCCATGCAGCGCGCGGCCTGCTTCTGCACTTCGGGGTCCGACATCGGAATGGTGAATTCGCGGAAATGGCGGATGCGGTCGGAGGCCGGCTGATACTTCATCACCTGCCGGTCGATTTCCATGAAACCAGTTACCTTGCCCACGTCAATAATCCTTGCTCAAGACGGGTGCCTCTCAGGCCCCGATGCCGGTACGCAGCTCCGCTGTCGTGCCGGTGAAGATGAAATCGATCCTGATTGCGCTGTCGCGCAATCGGTCAGTGAAGAGTAGTGAACCGCTGCCTCATTCGGCAGCGACCCCCATCCTCATGCGCTCCATCTCTTCGAGCGCGCGGCGGTACTCGACCGGCATCACCTTGCGGAATTTCGGACGATACTCGGCCCATTTGTCGAGAATCTCCTTGGCCCGCGGCGAGCCCGTGTAGTGCAGGTGGTTCGAGACGAGCTGGTAAAGCCGCTCCTCGTCGTGACGCGTCATGTCGTCGGACACGTCCACCATGCCCTTGTGCATGAGGTCGCCGCCGTGGTGGTGCAGCTTCTCCAGCATGTCGTCCTCTTCCGGCACCGGCTCCAGCTCGACCATCGCCATGTTGCAGCGGCGGGCGAAGTCGCCCTCCTCGTCCAGCACATAGGCGACACCGCCCGACATGCCGGCCGCGAAGTTGCGGCCCGTCTGGCCGATGACGACGACGACGCCGCCGGTCATGTATTCGCAGCCATGGTCGCCCACGCCCTCGACGACCGCGACGGCACCGGAGTTGCGCACGGCGAAGCGTTCGCCGGCAACGCCGTTGAAGTAGCATTCGCCCGAAATCGCGCCGTAGAGCACCGTGTTGCCGACGATGATCGATTCATGCGGCACCGCGCGGTTGCCCGCCGGGGGGCGCACGACGATGCGGCCACCCGAAAGGCCCTTGCCGACATAGTCGTTGCCGGCGCCCACCAGATCGAAGGTGATACCGCGCGCAAGGAACGCGCCGAAGGACTGGCCGGCCGTGCCGTTGAGCGTCACGGAGATCGTGTCGTCCTTCAGGCCCTTGAAGCCGTAGCGCTTGGCGACTTCGCCCGAGAGCATCGCGCCGGCCGAACGGTCGACGTTCTTGATATCGACCGCGAAGGCGACCGGCGTCTTGGCTTCCAGAGCGGGCTTGGCCTCAACGATCAGCTTGCGGTCGAGGATATCCTCAATCGGATGGTTCTGCCGC
Protein-coding sequences here:
- a CDS encoding glutamate synthase subunit beta, translating into MGKVTGFMEIDRQVMKYQPASDRIRHFREFTIPMSDPEVQKQAARCMDCGIPYCHGPTGCPVHNQIPDWNDLVYNGNWEEAIRNLHSTNNFPEFTGRVCPAPCEEACTLNLEDTPVSIKTVEQAIADKAYEMGYIVPQPATVKTGKKVAVIGSGPSGMAAAQQLARAGHEVHLYERESKAGGLLRYGIPDFKMEKNFIDRRVDQMRGEGVTFHYGVNVGVDKTMDAMLAEHDAVLYCGGSETPRDAGIPGVDFAGVHDAMPYLVQQNRRVGRENIDSVGWPSAPILAGGKHIVVVGGGDTASDCVGTAFRQGAVKVTQLDIRPQPPEKEDKLAVWPFWATKMRTSSSQAEGAVREFQVGTLEFVGDEDGVLTGVKCCQVDDRRKPIPGTEFIIKADLAFIAIGFRGPFTDSVLKDLGDRLTINTDKRGSSNVVANDRDYRTSVDKLWTAGDVRRGQSLVVWAIREGRQAARAIDEALMGATTLPR